One Pseudorasbora parva isolate DD20220531a chromosome 4, ASM2467924v1, whole genome shotgun sequence genomic region harbors:
- the lsm6 gene encoding U6 snRNA-associated Sm-like protein LSm6 — protein MSLRKQTPSDFLKQIIGRPVVVKLNSGVDYRGVLACLDGYMNIAVEQTEEYVNGQLKNKYGDAFLRGNNVLYISTQKRKM, from the exons ATGAGTCTCCGGAAGCAGACACCAAGTGATTTCCTGAAGCAGATCATTGGGAGACCAGTGGTGGTGAAGCTGAACTCTGGTGTTGATTACAGAG GAGTCCTGGCCTGCCTTGATGGCTACATGAATATCGCTGTGGAACAGACAGAGGAGTATGTGAATGGCCAGCTTAAGAACAAGTATGGAGATGCATTTCTCAGAGGAAACAATG TGTTATACATCAGCACCcagaagaggaagatgtga